Proteins co-encoded in one Odontesthes bonariensis isolate fOdoBon6 chromosome 24, fOdoBon6.hap1, whole genome shotgun sequence genomic window:
- the mrpl19 gene encoding large ribosomal subunit protein bL19m, whose product MAACTKGLDKLIVSLRLCRSFQLQNERFLSTSLCRRADSEPPKFVPPSKPVIVDKTQTVASLRKFLSPEFIPPRQRTNPLKFSIERKDMIRRRKVLNIPEFYVGSILAVTMADPNASGKSNRFVGICIQRGGKGLGATFVLRNIINNQGVEICYELYSPRIQKLEMLKLEKRLDDNLMYLRDAMPEYSTVDPEMKPVPFSPTGEVSVNKIKVRMRPKPWSKRWERPKFNIQGIRFDLCMKPTQMEFVQKFAQPWLEYDMLKEYDTSKLEEQILTEVQQEMSK is encoded by the exons ATGGCGGCGTGCACTAAAGGGCTCGATAAACTCATTGTTTCACTGAGGTTATGTCGAAGTTTCCAGCTCCAAAATGAAA GGTTTCTGTCCACGTCTCTGTGCCGCCGTGCTGACAGCGAGCCTCCTAAATTCGTGCCTCCATCCAAACCTGTCATTGTAGATAAGACGCAGACGGTGGCGTCTCTGCGAAA ATTTCTTAGCCCGGAGTTCATCCCTCCCAGGCAGAGGACAAACCCCTTAAAGTTTTCCATTGAGAGGAAGGACATGATCCGCAGGAGGAAAGTGCTTAATATTCCTGAATTCTACGTAG GGAGTATCCTTGCGGTGACAATGGCTGATCCCAATGCTAGTGGGAAAAGCAATCGTTTTGTCGGCATCTGCATCCAGAGGGGTGGGAAAGGGCTGGGGGCCACGTTTGTCCTGAGGAACATCATTAATAATCAAG GTGTCGAGATCTGCTACGAACTGTACAGCCCCCGTATCCAGAAACTTGAAATGCTGAAACTGGAGAAAAGACTGGATGACAACCTGATGTACCTGAGAGATGCTATGCCTGAGTACAGCACCGTGGACCCCGAAATGAAGCCTGTGCCCTTCTCCCCTACTGGAGAGGTGTCTGTAAACAAG ATCAAAGTAAGAATGCGCCCAAAGCCGTGGTCCAAACGATGGGAACGGCCCAAGTTCAACATCCAGGGCATTCGATTCGATCTCTGCATGAAGCCGACACAAATGGAGTTCGTGCAGAAGTTTGCGCAACCCTGGCTGGAGTACGACATGCTGAAGGAGTACGACACCTCCAAACTGGAGGAGCAGATCCTCACTGAAGTCCAGCAGGAGATGAGCAAGTGA